The window CGGCGGCGATCTGCCTCATCCGCCGACTTTCATGGCGGCGATCGCGCGCACGACCAAACAGATTCGTCTCGGCGTTGCCATCAATGTTTTGCCGTTGCACAACCCCATCGACATCGCCGAGTCCTATGCCATGGTCGACGTGATCTCCAACGGCCGGCTGGACTTCGGCGTCGGCAAAGGCAGCG of the Deltaproteobacteria bacterium genome contains:
- a CDS encoding LLM class flavin-dependent oxidoreductase, which gives rise to MSAMKFGSHYLPTYVAEMDGSVPEFYQKMFLQMEEMDRLNYDHIWVTEHHFAHYGGDLPHPPTFMAAIARTTKQIRLGVAINVLPLHNPIDIAESYAMVDVISNGRLDFGVGKGS